A genomic region of Vicinamibacterales bacterium contains the following coding sequences:
- a CDS encoding SDR family NAD(P)-dependent oxidoreductase, which translates to MRIEGKTFIATGGASGLGRAAAEAIVAAGGHVVLADVNAETGAATAEALGARAAFVKTDVSSEADVQAAVQAAVSHFGGLHGVVNAAGIGPAAKVLGRNGPHPLDLFERTIRVNLTGTFNVIRLAAAVIATNTPDEAGERGAIVNTASIAAYDGQIGQPAYAASKGGIVALTLPVAREFAPLGIRVVTIAPGIFDTPLLAALPEAARVSLGQQVPFPSRLGRPEEYGALVRHVLENQMLNGEVIRLDGALRMAPR; encoded by the coding sequence ATGCGGATCGAAGGCAAGACGTTCATCGCGACCGGCGGCGCGTCGGGTCTGGGGCGCGCCGCGGCCGAGGCGATCGTGGCCGCGGGCGGCCACGTGGTCCTCGCCGATGTGAACGCCGAGACGGGCGCCGCAACGGCGGAGGCGCTGGGCGCGCGGGCGGCCTTCGTGAAGACCGACGTGTCGAGCGAGGCGGATGTCCAGGCGGCCGTCCAGGCGGCGGTCTCGCACTTCGGCGGCCTGCACGGCGTGGTGAACGCCGCCGGCATCGGCCCGGCCGCCAAGGTGCTGGGCAGAAACGGGCCGCACCCCCTCGACCTCTTCGAGCGGACGATTCGCGTCAACCTCACGGGGACGTTCAACGTGATCCGGCTGGCCGCCGCCGTGATCGCCACCAACACGCCCGACGAGGCGGGCGAGCGGGGCGCCATCGTCAACACCGCCTCGATCGCCGCCTACGACGGTCAGATCGGCCAGCCGGCGTACGCCGCGTCGAAGGGCGGCATCGTGGCCCTGACGCTGCCCGTGGCGCGCGAGTTCGCGCCGCTCGGCATCCGGGTGGTCACGATCGCGCCGGGCATCTTCGACACACCGCTCCTGGCTGCATTGCCCGAAGCCGCACGCGTCTCGCTCGGCCAGCAGGTGCCGTTCCCGTCACGGCTCGGACGACCCGAGGAATACGGCGCGCTCGTCCGGCACGTCCTGGAGAACCAGATGCTGAACGGCGAGGTGATCCGGCTCGACGGCGCGCTGCGGATGGCGCCGCGCTGA
- a CDS encoding aldehyde dehydrogenase family protein produces the protein MRSYSSLFIGGDWRASSTSERVDVVSSATEQVVGHVPRGTAADVERAVTAARAAFDGEWGATSIAERADWLEKLAVAMKSRVPDIASAIAHEVGTALGYATKVQAEFPVGMLAANAGYVREAKLEEELGNSLVVKEPVGVVGCITPWNYPLHQVVCKVAPALAAGCTVVLKPAELAPFTAFMLADAAREIGLPAGVLNIVSGPGRVVGEAIAAHPGVDMVSFTGSLAAGRRVAAVAGDGVKKVCLELGGKSACVVLDDAPFEKAIPAGVNHCMQNAGQTCSAWTRLLVPRARQAEAIDRAVAQLSKLTLGDPFDPATRLGPLVSAAQRDTVLGYVAQGRSEGARLVAGGGRPAAFSTGYFVEPTIFADVDNRMTIAQEEIFGPVLAIVPYDTEDDAVRLANDSPYGLSGGVWAGTPDRAMAVARRLRTGQVDVNGGRFNPLAPFGGFKKSGIGREIGPLALDEFFALKAIQR, from the coding sequence ATGCGCTCGTATTCCAGCCTGTTCATCGGCGGCGACTGGCGCGCGTCTTCCACCTCGGAGCGCGTCGACGTCGTCTCCTCGGCCACCGAGCAGGTGGTCGGCCACGTGCCGCGCGGCACGGCGGCCGATGTCGAGAGGGCCGTGACCGCAGCGCGCGCGGCCTTCGACGGCGAGTGGGGAGCCACCTCCATCGCCGAGCGTGCCGACTGGCTCGAGAAGCTTGCCGTCGCGATGAAGTCCCGCGTGCCCGACATCGCCTCGGCGATCGCCCACGAGGTGGGCACGGCGCTCGGGTACGCCACGAAGGTGCAAGCCGAGTTTCCGGTCGGGATGCTCGCCGCCAACGCCGGCTACGTACGCGAGGCGAAGCTCGAAGAGGAGCTCGGCAACTCACTGGTCGTCAAGGAACCCGTAGGCGTGGTGGGGTGCATCACGCCCTGGAACTATCCGCTCCACCAGGTGGTGTGCAAGGTGGCGCCGGCGCTCGCCGCGGGGTGCACCGTCGTGCTCAAGCCGGCCGAGCTCGCGCCGTTCACGGCGTTCATGCTGGCCGACGCCGCCAGGGAGATTGGCCTGCCGGCCGGCGTCCTCAACATCGTGTCCGGACCCGGCCGCGTCGTGGGCGAGGCCATCGCGGCGCACCCGGGCGTCGACATGGTGAGCTTCACCGGCTCGCTCGCCGCCGGCCGCCGTGTCGCCGCCGTGGCCGGCGACGGCGTCAAGAAGGTCTGCCTCGAGCTCGGCGGCAAGTCCGCCTGCGTCGTCCTCGACGACGCGCCGTTCGAGAAGGCGATCCCGGCGGGCGTGAACCACTGCATGCAGAACGCCGGACAGACCTGCTCCGCGTGGACACGCCTGCTCGTGCCGCGGGCGCGCCAGGCCGAGGCCATCGACCGGGCCGTGGCGCAGCTGTCGAAGCTGACCCTCGGGGACCCCTTCGACCCGGCGACGCGGCTCGGCCCGCTCGTGTCGGCCGCCCAGCGGGACACGGTGCTCGGGTACGTCGCGCAGGGCCGGAGCGAGGGCGCGCGGCTCGTCGCGGGCGGCGGGCGCCCAGCCGCCTTCTCCACTGGCTACTTCGTGGAGCCGACGATCTTCGCGGACGTCGACAACCGGATGACGATCGCCCAGGAGGAGATCTTCGGGCCGGTGCTCGCGATCGTGCCGTACGACACGGAGGACGACGCCGTCCGCCTCGCCAACGACTCCCCGTACGGGCTGTCGGGAGGCGTGTGGGCGGGTACGCCCGACCGCGCCATGGCCGTCGCCCGCCGGCTGCGGACCGGCCAGGTGGACGTGAACGGCGGACGCTTCAACCCGCTCGCGCCCTTCGGCGGCTTCAAGAAGTCGGGAATCGGCCGCGAGATCGGACCGCTCGCGCTCGATGAGTTCTTCGCGCTGAAGGCAATCCAACGCTAG
- the dacB gene encoding D-alanyl-D-alanine carboxypeptidase/D-alanyl-D-alanine-endopeptidase: MIPRRLRAVALGVAVSFGAGCATARPPAPAGSTAPASDTAAPPTTGHGEGRGPVLARAIDGVLASPAFARASVGLVVQSLATGETLYRRNGQTWLVPASTMKVLTAVAAAQRLGWNYRFETRLVALGPVVDGVLDGDLLVVGTGDPTINARHPSRVDVLDAWAAALRAQGIRRIAGHVIGDDRLVEPIGWGIGWAWDDLVEDYGAPYGALQYNENVVRLTMGPGVTPGAPPVFYLSPAEHGLLVDLQATTAAVGAPASLSAVRQPGTRLLEIRGQVPLDGAPMSTTVAVPNPTQFFAGQLRQALLRHGIEVSGAGIDVDEASDPPRASDGTTLLVDQSAPLSDIAAAMLAWSINVYAETLVVALDQTPPATAADGLDVLRSTLEALGVPRGTFLTRDGSGLSRNDYLSADALVATLAGAWHSPTLRGPLMEALPFAGGPGTLQRRLAGTPAAGRVRAKTGSMSNVRSLAGYVDSLAGEPLVFAFLANGFDVRASEIDAGVDALLQALVALPRD, from the coding sequence CCACGACCGGCCACGGCGAGGGGCGCGGTCCGGTCCTGGCGCGCGCCATCGACGGGGTGCTGGCGTCCCCGGCCTTCGCCAGGGCGTCCGTGGGTCTGGTCGTCCAGTCGTTGGCGACTGGCGAGACGCTGTACCGCCGCAACGGCCAGACGTGGCTCGTGCCGGCGTCCACCATGAAGGTGCTGACGGCCGTGGCCGCGGCCCAGCGCCTGGGGTGGAACTACCGATTCGAGACACGCCTGGTCGCCCTCGGGCCAGTCGTCGACGGCGTCCTGGACGGGGATCTGCTGGTGGTCGGCACCGGCGATCCGACGATCAACGCCAGGCACCCCTCCCGCGTCGACGTGCTCGACGCCTGGGCCGCGGCGCTCCGCGCGCAGGGCATCCGCCGCATCGCCGGCCACGTCATCGGGGACGACCGGCTCGTGGAGCCGATCGGCTGGGGCATCGGCTGGGCGTGGGACGACCTCGTGGAAGACTACGGCGCCCCGTACGGCGCGCTCCAGTACAACGAGAACGTCGTGCGCCTGACGATGGGCCCTGGCGTCACCCCCGGTGCGCCGCCGGTGTTCTACCTGTCGCCGGCGGAGCATGGGCTCCTCGTGGACCTCCAGGCCACGACGGCGGCCGTAGGCGCACCGGCGTCACTCAGCGCCGTGCGGCAGCCAGGGACCCGCCTCCTGGAGATCCGTGGACAGGTGCCACTCGACGGCGCCCCGATGTCCACCACCGTCGCGGTGCCGAATCCCACCCAGTTCTTCGCCGGCCAGCTCCGACAGGCGCTGCTGCGCCACGGCATCGAGGTGAGCGGGGCGGGCATCGACGTGGACGAAGCCAGCGATCCGCCGCGGGCGTCTGACGGGACGACGCTCCTCGTCGATCAGTCGGCGCCGCTGTCCGACATCGCGGCGGCCATGCTGGCCTGGAGCATCAACGTCTACGCGGAGACGCTGGTCGTGGCGCTCGATCAGACGCCGCCAGCCACGGCCGCGGACGGCCTGGACGTCCTGCGCTCGACGCTCGAGGCGCTCGGCGTCCCGCGCGGCACCTTCCTCACCCGCGACGGATCGGGCTTGTCCCGGAACGACTACCTGTCGGCGGATGCCCTCGTCGCGACGCTGGCGGGCGCCTGGCACAGCCCGACGCTGCGCGGGCCGCTGATGGAGGCCCTGCCGTTCGCAGGCGGACCCGGCACCCTGCAACGCCGCCTGGCTGGCACCCCGGCCGCCGGTCGCGTCAGGGCCAAGACGGGGTCGATGTCGAACGTCCGGTCCCTGGCCGGCTACGTCGACTCGCTGGCGGGAGAGCCGCTCGTGTTCGCGTTCCTGGCGAACGGCTTCGACGTTCGAGCCTCCGAGATCGACGCGGGGGTGGACGCACTCCTCCAGGCGCTCGTCGCCCTGCCGCGGGACTGA
- a CDS encoding ABC transporter permease, producing MADWIAALKYAARGLRRQPTFLAVSLLTLALGIGATTAIFSVIKAVVLNPLPYAEPDRLALVWEVNPEGNLDRVSVPTFDDWSREARTFQSLAAFRQVDFSYAGTGDPLNVPGVRATPGLFTVLQASAALGRTFTPEEAVVDADRVVVVGHGFWTRQLGADPGVVGRTIQLDAVPFTVVGVMPPGFEFPTATNVEVWTPLAFDPKDIHGASRRARSLTVVGRLSGGATMAQAGDEVAVLARRIAQAYPESNDRWGGRVVAAHEQLVEAARPALLVLLGAVGFLLLIVCANMANLLLARLSSRRREIAVRGALGAGRWAVARPVLAEAALLSAGGGLLGLAVAVGGLRLLAMLPEGRLPRMESIHLDGGVLGFATVVSMAVALLFGALPAFRAASDLRQRMHDASGTTGSAYASRVLGGLVVVEVALALVLLVGAGLMTRSFQKLLQVSPGFDPANLVAARVLLPSTKYNTRPSVARFYDEVVERLRRAPGVTAASAVSAMPLHDVGAAGALPFTVEGQQPPANEDPLADVRIVAPRYFETMRIPLLEGRYLDERDAETGPRTSVINQTMARRYFPDRSPVGQIIQNPHGKSEVVGVVGDVRNQGLDSEPKKQVYLPMRQSPSAGMALVARTERDPAALAGTIQRVIWDVDRQQPLYELSTVDQILARAVFLPRLSTTLLALFALAALLLAALGIYGVLSYSVNERTKEIGLRLALGASGGDTVALVMRRSLALVSWGGLVGLGAAMLLARSLAGVLYGVGPFDLPAFAAAAAVLLVAGLLAGVLPALRTARVDPMVALREL from the coding sequence ATGGCCGATTGGATCGCCGCGCTCAAGTACGCCGCCCGGGGACTGCGCCGCCAACCCACGTTCCTGGCCGTGTCGCTGCTGACACTGGCGCTCGGTATCGGCGCCACGACCGCCATCTTCAGCGTGATCAAGGCCGTCGTGCTGAACCCGCTGCCATACGCGGAGCCCGATCGCCTCGCGCTCGTGTGGGAGGTGAACCCCGAGGGGAACCTCGACCGGGTGTCGGTCCCGACCTTCGACGACTGGTCGCGCGAGGCCAGGACGTTCCAGTCCCTGGCGGCGTTCCGCCAGGTCGACTTCTCCTACGCCGGCACCGGCGATCCCCTGAACGTGCCCGGTGTCCGAGCGACGCCCGGCCTCTTCACCGTGCTCCAGGCGTCGGCCGCGCTGGGCCGGACGTTCACGCCGGAGGAAGCCGTCGTCGACGCGGATCGGGTCGTCGTCGTCGGCCATGGGTTCTGGACGCGCCAGCTCGGCGCCGATCCGGGCGTCGTCGGGCGCACGATTCAGCTCGACGCGGTCCCGTTCACGGTCGTCGGCGTCATGCCCCCGGGGTTCGAGTTCCCCACGGCGACGAATGTCGAGGTCTGGACGCCCCTGGCGTTCGATCCCAAGGACATCCATGGCGCCTCGCGCCGCGCGCGGTCGCTGACGGTCGTCGGCCGGCTGTCGGGTGGCGCCACCATGGCGCAGGCCGGGGACGAGGTCGCGGTGCTGGCCCGCCGCATCGCCCAGGCCTATCCCGAGAGCAACGACCGTTGGGGCGGGCGCGTGGTGGCGGCGCACGAGCAGCTGGTCGAGGCGGCGCGGCCGGCGCTGCTCGTGCTCCTCGGCGCGGTGGGCTTCCTCCTGCTGATCGTGTGCGCCAACATGGCGAACCTGCTCCTGGCGAGGCTGTCGAGCCGCCGGCGCGAGATCGCGGTGCGCGGGGCGCTCGGCGCGGGGCGGTGGGCCGTGGCGCGGCCCGTGCTCGCCGAGGCGGCGCTGTTGTCGGCCGGGGGAGGGCTCCTGGGACTGGCCGTCGCCGTCGGCGGCCTGCGGCTGCTCGCGATGCTGCCGGAAGGCCGGCTGCCGCGGATGGAGTCGATCCACCTCGACGGCGGCGTGCTCGGATTCGCCACGGTCGTCTCGATGGCGGTGGCGCTGCTGTTCGGCGCGCTGCCCGCCTTCAGGGCGGCGAGCGACCTCCGGCAGCGCATGCACGACGCGTCGGGCACGACCGGCAGTGCCTACGCCAGCCGCGTGCTCGGCGGCCTCGTGGTGGTGGAGGTCGCGCTCGCGCTCGTGCTGCTCGTCGGCGCCGGCCTCATGACGCGCAGCTTCCAGAAGCTGCTCCAGGTGAGCCCCGGGTTCGATCCCGCGAACCTCGTGGCGGCGCGCGTGCTCCTGCCGTCCACGAAGTACAACACCCGACCCTCGGTGGCCCGCTTCTACGACGAGGTCGTGGAGCGGCTGCGGCGCGCTCCGGGAGTCACGGCGGCCTCGGCCGTCTCCGCCATGCCCCTGCACGACGTCGGCGCGGCCGGCGCACTCCCGTTCACCGTGGAGGGGCAGCAGCCGCCCGCGAACGAGGATCCGCTGGCCGACGTCCGCATCGTGGCGCCGCGGTACTTCGAGACGATGCGGATTCCCCTGCTCGAGGGCCGCTACCTGGACGAGCGAGACGCGGAGACCGGACCGCGGACGAGCGTCATCAACCAGACGATGGCGCGGCGCTACTTCCCGGACCGCAGCCCGGTCGGGCAGATCATCCAGAATCCCCACGGCAAGAGCGAAGTCGTCGGGGTCGTCGGCGACGTGCGGAACCAGGGGCTGGACAGCGAGCCCAAGAAGCAGGTGTACCTGCCGATGCGCCAGAGCCCGTCGGCGGGCATGGCGCTCGTGGCGCGCACGGAGCGCGATCCGGCCGCGCTCGCCGGCACGATCCAACGCGTGATCTGGGACGTGGATCGGCAGCAGCCGCTGTACGAGCTCAGCACGGTGGACCAGATCCTGGCGCGGGCCGTGTTCCTGCCGCGCCTCAGCACGACCCTCCTGGCGCTCTTCGCGTTGGCCGCGCTCCTCCTGGCGGCCCTCGGCATCTACGGCGTCCTCTCCTACTCCGTGAACGAGCGGACGAAGGAGATCGGCCTGCGGCTGGCCCTGGGCGCGAGCGGGGGCGACACGGTGGCCCTCGTGATGCGGCGAAGCCTGGCGCTCGTGTCGTGGGGCGGCCTCGTGGGTCTGGGCGCCGCCATGCTGCTGGCCAGGTCGCTGGCTGGGGTCCTGTACGGCGTCGGGCCCTTCGATCTGCCGGCCTTCGCGGCCGCTGCGGCGGTGCTGCTCGTGGCGGGGCTCCTCGCCGGCGTACTGCCGGCCTTGCGCACGGCCCGCGTCGACCCGATGGTGGCGCTCCGCGAGCTGTAA
- a CDS encoding putative sulfate exporter family transporter: MGERRATSTSTTAHIPGVTAAIAVMLLGFGAADVLGRAFLAARGLSGASPISGVPVAIVLGLLLRNLLPLPGALGPGLAFCTTALLRLGIIFVGIKLSVVETARLGLAGVPVVVAAITTGLVFVTWFNRRLGLPPRLGALIAAGTSICGVTAIVSTAPAIDADEREVAYAVANIVAFGLFGMLVYPYLAHALLGSSAAIGLFLGTAVHDTSQVVGAALTYRQIYADDTVLRVATVTKLTRNLFLAGVIPVLTWMHARTGAAAGRGRPRLKALVPTFVIGFVAMAAVRSVADAMLGAGQLALGVWDGQSWAAVTSFIGDTAGARWLLGTAMAAVGLNTNVAVFRGVGLKPFAVGLAGALAVGVVGFVMASILGAYVQF, translated from the coding sequence ATGGGCGAACGACGAGCGACGAGCACCTCCACGACGGCGCACATCCCCGGAGTGACGGCGGCCATCGCCGTCATGCTGCTGGGGTTCGGCGCCGCCGATGTCCTCGGACGCGCGTTCCTCGCGGCTCGCGGCCTGTCGGGCGCCAGCCCGATCTCGGGCGTGCCGGTCGCGATCGTGCTCGGCCTGCTCCTGCGTAACCTGCTGCCGCTGCCAGGGGCGCTCGGTCCCGGGCTGGCCTTCTGCACGACCGCGCTGCTCCGGCTCGGCATCATCTTCGTGGGCATCAAGCTCAGCGTCGTGGAGACCGCGCGTCTCGGCCTGGCTGGCGTGCCCGTCGTGGTGGCGGCCATCACCACCGGGCTCGTCTTCGTCACGTGGTTCAACCGCCGCCTGGGGCTGCCCCCGCGCCTCGGCGCGCTCATCGCGGCCGGTACCAGCATCTGTGGCGTGACGGCCATCGTCTCGACGGCGCCCGCCATCGATGCCGACGAGCGCGAGGTCGCCTACGCCGTGGCGAACATCGTCGCGTTCGGTCTCTTCGGCATGCTCGTCTATCCCTACCTGGCCCACGCGCTCCTCGGGAGTTCGGCCGCCATCGGCCTCTTCCTGGGCACGGCCGTCCACGACACCTCGCAGGTCGTCGGCGCTGCCCTGACCTACCGCCAGATCTACGCGGACGACACGGTGTTGCGCGTCGCCACGGTGACAAAGCTCACCCGCAACCTGTTCCTGGCCGGTGTCATCCCGGTGCTGACCTGGATGCACGCCAGGACCGGGGCCGCCGCCGGCCGGGGCCGGCCGCGGCTGAAAGCGCTCGTCCCGACCTTCGTGATCGGGTTCGTCGCAATGGCGGCCGTGCGCTCGGTGGCCGACGCGATGCTCGGCGCCGGCCAGCTCGCCCTCGGCGTCTGGGACGGCCAGTCGTGGGCCGCGGTCACTTCGTTCATCGGCGACACGGCCGGAGCCCGCTGGCTGCTGGGCACGGCGATGGCGGCCGTCGGCCTCAACACGAACGTGGCGGTCTTCCGCGGCGTCGGCCTCAAGCCGTTCGCGGTGGGCCTGGCCGGTGCGCTCGCCGTCGGCGTGGTCGGCTTCGTGATGGCCTCCATCCTGGGCGCCTACGTCCAGTTCTGA
- a CDS encoding DNA cytosine methyltransferase, which produces MTPPRPFRVLELFCGIGGCAAAVAGEATVVGAVDQNRHALRAYAANFGHPVHPLAIETVPRATWFRWDADLWWLSPPCRPFTTRGRQRDLDDPRARGLLAVIDALEAVRPPAVAVENVPGFQGSRAHARLGSVLRQAGYDVRETLLCPTELGVPNRRRRFYLVARRGGLADWPARTAVPVALASLLDATPGPELLCEPDLERRFARALSVVDPADPAACAACFTSAYGRSIVRSGSYLATPAGVRRFSPDEILRLLDFPAGYRLPSELPLGTAWRLVGDSVSVRAVRWVLSAVLPAPDAGSAWARWTTTAGPVPILGSGPPRRT; this is translated from the coding sequence GTGACTCCACCTCGGCCGTTCAGGGTCCTCGAGCTGTTCTGCGGCATCGGCGGCTGCGCGGCCGCCGTGGCCGGGGAGGCGACGGTGGTCGGCGCCGTGGACCAGAACCGGCACGCGCTGCGTGCCTACGCCGCGAACTTCGGCCACCCCGTGCATCCTCTGGCGATCGAGACGGTGCCGCGCGCGACGTGGTTCCGCTGGGACGCCGACCTGTGGTGGCTCTCGCCCCCATGCCGGCCGTTCACCACGCGCGGCCGCCAGCGCGATCTCGACGACCCGCGCGCCCGGGGCCTCCTGGCCGTCATCGACGCGCTGGAGGCGGTGCGTCCCCCCGCCGTGGCGGTCGAGAACGTGCCGGGCTTCCAGGGCTCGCGCGCCCACGCCCGCCTCGGGTCGGTGCTGCGACAGGCCGGCTACGACGTCCGCGAGACCCTGCTGTGCCCGACCGAACTCGGCGTGCCGAACCGGCGCCGGCGCTTCTATCTCGTGGCACGCCGGGGTGGGCTGGCCGACTGGCCGGCCCGGACCGCGGTCCCGGTCGCGCTCGCCTCGCTGCTCGACGCCACCCCCGGGCCGGAACTCCTGTGCGAACCCGACCTCGAGCGTCGCTTCGCCCGCGCGCTGAGCGTCGTCGACCCCGCCGATCCCGCCGCGTGCGCCGCGTGCTTCACCTCGGCCTACGGGCGGTCCATCGTCAGGAGCGGATCGTATCTGGCCACGCCCGCGGGCGTGCGCCGCTTTTCGCCCGACGAAATCCTCAGGCTGCTGGACTTCCCCGCCGGCTACCGCCTTCCCTCGGAGCTCCCGCTCGGCACGGCCTGGCGCCTGGTCGGCGACAGCGTGTCGGTGCGTGCGGTGCGGTGGGTGCTGTCGGCGGTTCTACCAGCCCCGGACGCGGGGTCCGCGTGGGCGCGCTGGACCACGACCGCCGGGCCGGTGCCGATCTTGGGGTCCGGGCCGCCGCGTCGGACGTAA
- a CDS encoding DHHA1 domain-containing protein, whose protein sequence is MTERLYYTDAHLTRFESDVAGCVPSGDRHAVTLSATAFYPTSGGQPHDVGTLGGRTVLDVVDDDAGAVVHLLDGPLAIGARVEGLVDWRRRFDHMQQHTGQHVLSAAFEAMCRARTESFHLGAAGATIDLDAVLPADSIAAAEDDANRVVWEDREVRVRFATADEAATMGLRKASERTGTLRLVEVDRYDLSACGGTHVRRTGGIGVIAVTGWEKFKGGTRVHFLCGHRALAQLRDWRDALAATARVLSVSAAELAPAIGRLQDENKGLGRTVRTLQSDLAGHLAQRLVAEARSEEGRVAVVHTLDGWDAAGLKAVAAAVAASPGGCAAVFSATQPALVVVARAAGVPVDASVVLKGLIARFGGKGGGKPDLAQGGGLAGDPADLLAEARALLLG, encoded by the coding sequence ATGACCGAACGCCTCTACTACACCGACGCCCACCTGACTCGCTTCGAGTCCGACGTCGCCGGCTGCGTGCCGTCGGGCGACCGCCACGCCGTGACCCTGTCGGCCACGGCGTTCTACCCCACGTCCGGCGGACAGCCCCACGACGTGGGCACGCTCGGCGGCCGCACCGTCCTGGACGTCGTGGACGACGACGCTGGAGCAGTGGTCCACCTGCTGGACGGCCCGCTGGCGATCGGGGCGCGCGTCGAAGGCCTCGTGGACTGGCGCCGCCGGTTCGACCACATGCAGCAGCACACGGGCCAGCACGTGCTCTCGGCTGCGTTCGAGGCCATGTGCCGCGCCAGGACCGAGAGCTTTCACCTGGGCGCCGCGGGCGCCACGATCGACCTCGACGCCGTGCTGCCGGCCGACAGCATCGCGGCCGCCGAGGACGACGCCAACCGCGTGGTCTGGGAGGACCGCGAGGTGCGGGTCCGGTTCGCCACGGCGGACGAGGCCGCCACGATGGGGCTGCGCAAGGCCTCGGAGCGGACGGGCACCCTCCGCCTGGTCGAGGTGGATCGCTACGACCTCTCGGCGTGCGGCGGCACGCACGTGCGCCGTACAGGCGGCATCGGCGTCATCGCCGTGACGGGCTGGGAGAAGTTCAAGGGCGGCACGCGCGTTCACTTCCTGTGCGGACACCGCGCCCTCGCCCAGCTGCGCGACTGGCGCGACGCGCTGGCCGCCACGGCCCGGGTCCTGTCGGTGTCCGCGGCGGAGCTCGCCCCGGCCATCGGGCGGCTGCAGGACGAGAACAAGGGGCTGGGCCGGACCGTTCGCACGCTCCAGTCGGACCTGGCCGGCCACCTGGCCCAGCGGCTCGTGGCCGAGGCGCGATCCGAGGAGGGCCGCGTGGCGGTGGTGCACACGCTCGACGGTTGGGACGCCGCCGGACTGAAGGCCGTGGCCGCCGCGGTGGCAGCATCGCCGGGTGGCTGCGCGGCGGTCTTCTCGGCCACCCAGCCGGCCCTCGTCGTCGTCGCCAGGGCCGCCGGCGTGCCCGTGGACGCCTCGGTCGTCCTCAAGGGGCTCATCGCCCGCTTCGGCGGGAAGGGCGGCGGGAAGCCCGACCTGGCGCAAGGCGGCGGGCTCGCCGGCGATCCGGCCGACCTCCTGGCCGAAGCGCGCGCCCTGCTCCTGGGCTGA
- a CDS encoding peptidase inhibitor family I36 protein yields MTRRPAASSWMPLVACLSFGILVAGTAVEAQRWGRPRTPRSGACFYRNADFRGDYFCIAVGDEYDQMPEGLNDRVSSIRVFGDAEVIAYRNPNFRGRSERFAEDVENLQTEGWNDAMSSVQVRRVFRRMSRSEAEEIVRRAYRSVLGRDPDPGARGYVDHVMQDRWTQRDVERELRRSPEYRRKPPA; encoded by the coding sequence ATGACCCGTCGACCCGCCGCCTCGTCCTGGATGCCCCTCGTTGCCTGCCTGTCGTTCGGGATCCTCGTCGCCGGAACCGCGGTCGAGGCCCAGCGCTGGGGCCGCCCCCGCACGCCCCGCTCCGGCGCGTGCTTCTACAGGAACGCGGACTTCCGTGGCGACTACTTCTGTATCGCCGTCGGCGACGAATACGATCAGATGCCAGAGGGCCTGAACGACCGGGTGTCGTCGATCAGGGTCTTCGGCGACGCCGAGGTCATCGCCTATCGCAATCCGAATTTCCGCGGCCGCTCGGAGCGCTTCGCCGAGGACGTCGAGAACCTGCAGACCGAGGGCTGGAACGACGCGATGTCGTCCGTGCAGGTGCGGCGGGTCTTCCGGCGGATGAGCCGGTCCGAGGCCGAGGAGATCGTCCGCCGCGCCTACCGCTCGGTGCTGGGCCGCGATCCCGACCCCGGCGCGCGGGGCTACGTCGACCACGTCATGCAGGACCGCTGGACGCAGCGCGACGTCGAGCGGGAACTGCGCCGCAGCCCGGAGTACCGCCGCAAGCCGCCGGCGTAG